Below is a window of bacterium DNA.
TAATAAAAGCAATTCTTCTTACATGACTATTTCCTCTTTTAGATATTTTCCAGACACCTTTATATTTTCCGGATTGCTTAATTACAGGGTCAAGTCCACAGTATCCAATAAGTTTTTTATAAGAAGCAAACCTACCAATATTCATAATTTCACTTATAAAGTAGATAGTAGATTTTTTAGCAATACCCGGGATAGATGTAAGTATTTCAATTTCTCTTTTATATATTTGGTCAGCAAGTTTTTCAATAAGTTGGGAGATATAATTCATTTGATTTTCCAGAAATTCAAGATATTGTATTTTCAAAAGGAGAATTTTTTCAAAATGAGGATAAGAGTAAGCGATAGATTGACATGCAAGTTTGTAAATAAGTTTAAGGTCTGGCTTTTTGCCTCTTGTTGGGAGATATTTTTCTACAGAGGATATAAATTGACTTTCGGAAACACTTCTTATAGAGTAAGCAGAAGGGAAAACTTTAAGAATAGAAATAATACCAGAGGAAAAGACATTTCCATTTCTGACAATTTCAGGAAAAACAAGATAGAGAATTCTTTTAATTTCAGATTTAATTTGAGCGATTTGAAAGGATATATTTTCTTTTTCTCTAACAAGGTATCTGAATTGTTCTTTCTGGCAAGAGGTTGGATTTTGAGATTGATTATTAAACTGAATAAAATCAGCAAGAACTTTAGAGTCAATCTTATCAGTTTTGGTAAGTTTATTAGCAAAAAATCTGAAAAATTGTTTAACTTTATAAGGATTAACCATACAGACATTATACCCTTTTTCTTTGAGGAAATTAACAAGATTTATGTGGTAAATACTGGTAGGTTCACAAGCACAGACAGAAGAATTTTTAAACTGAATAGTTTGAGAGGCAAAATTTTCAAAGCCAGATTTATCCATAGAGAAAGAGAGATTGGACTTAATAAAATCATTACCTTTAATAGATACGACAAAACTATCTTTACTTACATCTATTCCGATAGAATAATTAAACTTTTTCATGATATCACCTCCTTTATTTTAGGGAGAGGAGATACCCTTTGTCCCAAGTGCCCGGGTAAGATGGGTCAAAAATACCCAATCAACCAATATGGGACGAAAGGGAGAGAAAACATGTTCTATTGTGAGCCTTATTGCCCAGGAAAAATGATGTTTTTCTCTCCTTTTTGTTCTTTAAAAATTTAATTTTCAAAGAGTTTAAGTTATATAATAATATATTTTTAACCAAATTTAACTAGGAGGGAAAAATGAAAGAATTTGAAAAAGCAAAAGAAGCAGCAGAGTTTATAAGAAGTAAAATTAAAGTAAAACCGGATATTGGAATAATTCTTGGAACTGGATTGGGTGCTCTTGCTGAAAAAATAGAAGAAAGTATAATTATCCCTTACAAAGAAATACCTTATTTCCCTATGTCTACAGTTGAGACACATCTTGGAAATCTTGTTATAGGGAAAATAGGTAATAAAAATGTAGTAGCAATGCAGGGAAGATTTCATTTATATGAAGGATATACTCCATATCAAGTTGTTTTTCCAATAAGAGTTATGAAATTACTTGGAATAAATACTTTAATTGAGTCAAATGCTGCTGGAGGTTTAAACCCACTTTATAAAAAAGGAGATATTATTATAATAGTTGACCATATAAATCTTACAGGACAGAATCCTCTTGTTGGAGAAAATGACGAAAGATTTGGTCCAAGATTTCCGGATATGTTTTCTCCTTATTCACCTGATTTGATTGAAATTGCTGAAAAAGTAGGGATAGAAGAAAAAATACCTTTAAAAAAGGGTGTTCTTGTTGGTCTTCTTGGTCCAAATTTTGAAACTAAAGCAGAATATAGGTTTTTAAGAAGTATTGGTGCGGATATGGTATGTATGTCAACAGTAATAGAAGTTATTGCAGCGGTTCATCTTGGACTTAAAATATTGGGACTTTCTGTTATTACAGATATGTGTTTACCAGATGCGTTAAAACCAGTATCTTTTGAGGAAATAGTTGAAGTTGCAAATTCTGCAGAACCAAAATTGACAAAAATAGTAGAAAAAGTTATAATGAATTTATGAAAAAAGAGACAAAGATGAAAACAAAAACAAAGTCAAAAATAACAGTAAGATGCAGAAAATGTTTTATGGTTGATAGTTATGTAATAGAAGAAGGCAAAGAAATAAAATGTAATCACTGTGGTGCTAAAATTTATAAAATAGATAGTATTTAATTCATTAAAAACCTAATATAAAAAGTAAGGAGGTGAATTGTATAGTGAATAATACAAATTTTGAAAAAATATTTAAACAATTTAAAAGGGAGGTAGAGAGAGAAGGAATAATAAAAGAAATCAAGGCAAGGGAGTTTTATGAAAAACCGAGTGAAGTAAGAAAAAGAAAAAAAATGAGGAAATACAGACCTCATTTAAATACCATTAAAAGTAAATAAAAATGCCTTCCTTAATATACACAATTTCTTTGAATTCAAGTATTGATTATTCTTTTTATTTAAGCAATATAATAGATGATGATGTTAACAGAATT
It encodes the following:
- a CDS encoding IS110 family transposase encodes the protein MKKFNYSIGIDVSKDSFVVSIKGNDFIKSNLSFSMDKSGFENFASQTIQFKNSSVCACEPTSIYHINLVNFLKEKGYNVCMVNPYKVKQFFRFFANKLTKTDKIDSKVLADFIQFNNQSQNPTSCQKEQFRYLVREKENISFQIAQIKSEIKRILYLVFPEIVRNGNVFSSGIISILKVFPSAYSIRSVSESQFISSVEKYLPTRGKKPDLKLIYKLACQSIAYSYPHFEKILLLKIQYLEFLENQMNYISQLIEKLADQIYKREIEILTSIPGIAKKSTIYFISEIMNIGRFASYKKLIGYCGLDPVIKQSGKYKGVWKISKRGNSHVRRIAFIMAESVRKMTPYFRDYYIKKINEGKSYRQAIIATSTRLLKVIYYLLLDNRLFS
- a CDS encoding purine-nucleoside phosphorylase, encoding MKEFEKAKEAAEFIRSKIKVKPDIGIILGTGLGALAEKIEESIIIPYKEIPYFPMSTVETHLGNLVIGKIGNKNVVAMQGRFHLYEGYTPYQVVFPIRVMKLLGINTLIESNAAGGLNPLYKKGDIIIIVDHINLTGQNPLVGENDERFGPRFPDMFSPYSPDLIEIAEKVGIEEKIPLKKGVLVGLLGPNFETKAEYRFLRSIGADMVCMSTVIEVIAAVHLGLKILGLSVITDMCLPDALKPVSFEEIVEVANSAEPKLTKIVEKVIMNL
- the rpsU gene encoding 30S ribosomal protein S21, with the translated sequence MNCIVNNTNFEKIFKQFKREVEREGIIKEIKAREFYEKPSEVRKRKKMRKYRPHLNTIKSK